The following coding sequences lie in one Arachis ipaensis cultivar K30076 chromosome B05, Araip1.1, whole genome shotgun sequence genomic window:
- the LOC107642903 gene encoding mannan endo-1,4-beta-mannosidase 7 — translation MMKHLVLVILLAVLVHDHVHDGTTTVEAAGDGFVRTRGIHFVLNGKPFYANGFNAYWLMYAASDPSQRYKVSSAFHEATSHGLTVARTWAFSDGGYRPLQYAPGFYNEQMFKGLDFVIYEARKYGMKLILSLVNNYESFGGKKQYVNWARSKGLYLTSDDDFFRSPLVKGYYANHVKTVLNRYNSFTGIHYKDDPTIMAWELMNEPRCTSDPSGRTIQAWITEMASLVKSIDRNHLLEAGLEGFYGQSTPQRKRMNPAGFNIGTDFIANNRIPGIDFATVHCYPDQWVSNSNEQYQLSFLNNWLNAHFIDAQYALRKPILVAEFGKSFKDSGYNTYQRDQLFSTVFYKILASAKRGGPAAGALFWQLLTEGMESFQDGYGIMLGQRSSTANMIARQNHRLYLIRRILGRLANMRRWKRARGNRRSGGNGGGSSRMELPQLLN, via the exons ATGATGAAGCATTTAGTGTTAGTTATTCTTTTGGCCGTTTTGGTTCATGACCATGTTCATGATGGCACTACTACTGTGGAAGCTGCAGGGGATGGTTTTGTAAGAACAAGAGGCATCCACTTTGTGCTGAATGGGAAGCCTTTTTATGCAAATGGCTTCAATGCTTATTGGCTTATGTATGCAGCTTCAGATCCATCTCAGAGGTACAAGGTCTCTTCAGCATTCCATGAAGCAACAAGCCATGGCCTCACAGTTGCTAGAACTTGGGCTTTCAGCGATGGTGGTTATAGACCCTTACAATATGCTCCCGGATTCTACAATGAACAAATGTTTAAG GGGTTAGATTTTGTTATATATGAGGCTAGGAAGTATGGTATGAAGCTGATACTGAGTTTGGTGAACAACTATGAGAGCTTTGGAGGGAAGAAGCAGTATGTGAACTGGGCCAGAAGTAAAGGGCTGTACCTTACATCAGACGATGATTTCTTCAGGAGCCCTCTTGTTAAGGGTTACTATGCAAACCATGTCAAG ACTGTTCTTAACAGATACAACAGTTTTACCGGTATTCATTACAAGGATGATCCAACAATCATGGCCTGGGAACTCATGAATGAACCCAGGTGCACTTCAGATCCTTCAGGCAGGACTATTCAG GCTTGGATCACGGAAATGGCTTCCTTAGTGAAGTCCATAGACAGGAACCACTTATTGGAGGCTGGTCTTGAAGGCTTCTATGGTCAATCAACACcccaaaggaagagaatgaaCCCTGCTGGCTTCAATATTGGCACAGATTTCATTGCAAATAACCGCATCCCTGGCATTGACTTTGCAACCGTTCACTGTTACCCCGACCAATg GGTATCCAATTCGAATGAGCAGTATCAACTCTCATTCTTGAACAACTGGCTCAATGCTCACTTCATAGACGCGCAGTATGCTCTGAGGAAGCCAATACTTGTGGCAGAATTTGGAAAATCGTTCAAGGACTCAGGTTACAACACCTACCAAAGGGACCAGCTTTTCAGTACCGTGTTCTACAAGATATTGGCTTCCGCCAAGAGAGGAGGACCGGCAGCAGGAGCACTCTTCTGGCAGCTTCTCACGGAAGGAATGGAGTCATTCCAAGATGGTTATGGCATAATGCTGGGGCAGCGTTCTTCTACTGCAAACATGATTGCTCGGCAGAATCACAGGCTGTACCTTATTCGCAGGATTCTTGGGAGGCTTGCGAATATGCGGCGGTGGAAGAGGGCCAGGGGAAACAGAAGGTCTGGTGGAAATGGGGGTGGAAGTTCAAGAATGGAATTGCCTCAGTTA